From Coffea arabica cultivar ET-39 chromosome 9c, Coffea Arabica ET-39 HiFi, whole genome shotgun sequence, one genomic window encodes:
- the LOC140014109 gene encoding uncharacterized protein encodes MATQRKLIDDLISSGVQPEPVPVKQPEQEPFVIPATQATVTPPFPIPPEETFTYPTTNLPYTYPPNPPFFPTHIRVPEGFKTHKFNKYDGTGNPKTHLRLFANKLGKPVDDENLSLRLFPESLEGDALDWYSNLKPEEVKTWIDLSNAFVRQVGKIVNVSTLKSQLDALQGQGSSGKKPQFKKKEGEAAFIWDQNPIPRPRFQRQPTYSPYPYYPRAPGHSTANCRLLKHRVQDMLEAGEIVIRKREEQGPNVSKNPLPEHTDTVGVIMDDEEFEEFVRSVSNKTEVFGIMDQPFVIDEASYEEDKKPFILDLTPSESAALEPVVIEFPEQVPVLSLRQVPWNYSESVLQIGGKPVLKEEVSAVMKSGRITSPSAASAPVQGSNCESTTKPAVTEKEAWDFLKRLKRSEYNVVEQLNKMPAQIFILHLLFTSDLHRDALLEVLTKARIPKDISVDNLSHIVGNILTSKQITFSDEELPAEGTGHNKALYVAVRCNGRMLPKVLIDNGSALNICPWSTLVKLGLQDVKLKPSETVVRGFDGAQRESLGEVNLVVEMGPAQFQIACQVMHFPSVYNVLIGQPWIHSSGAVPSSLHQVLKFVVNNQLITIFAEENCIVIADSEPEEDGNRNALVSSYRTADIVSVSWIMSEGSKDERILPAASVMMAKEMIRGRYEFDKGLGRNLQGLLKPVELIEKDQFGLEFRPTARDI; translated from the exons ATGGCAACCCAAAGAAAGTTGATTGACGACCtaatcagcagcggagttcaacccgaacctgtaCCTGTCAAacagcctgagcaagagccatttgtcatacCTGCGACTCAAGCCACTGTTACTCCACCATtccctattccacccgaagaaactttcacctatcctaCCACAAacttgccatacacttacccccCTAATCCTCCATTTTTTCCTACTCATATACGAG tgcctgaggggttcaaaacccataaatttaacaagtatgatggaacaGGCAATCCCAAAACACATCTCCGgctgtttgctaacaagttgggaaagCCTGTAGACGACGAGAATTTGTCTTTAAGGTTATTCcccgaaagtctggagggggatgcactcgactggtactcCAACCTGAAGCCCGAAGAAGTAAAAACCTGGATTGATTTGTCCAATGCGTTTGTGAGACA AgttggaaagattgttaatgtctctactCTCAAgtcccagttggatgctttacaaggaCAAGGGAGTAGTGGGAAAAAGCCACAATTTaagaagaaagagggggaagctGCCTTCATCTGGGATCAAAACCCTATACCAAGACCCCGATTTCAACGCCAACCAACATATTCACCTTATCCCTACTATCCAA gaGCACCTGGTCACTCCACGGCCAATTGTCGACTCCTTAAACATAGAGTTCAAGACATGTTAGAAGCAGGGGAAATTGTGATTAGGAAAAGAGAAGAGCAAGGACCGAATGTGAGCAAGAACCCCTTGCCGGAGCACACTGATACTGTGGGAGTTATTATGGATGATGAGGAATTTGAGGAGTTTGTCCGAAGCGTGTCAAATAAGACAGAAGTATTTGGGATAATGGACCAACCATTTGTGATAGATGAGGCATCGTATGAGGAAGACAAAAAACCCTTCATTTTAGACCTAACCCCATCTGAAAGTGCGGCCTTAGAACCTGTAGTAATTGAATTCCCAGAACAAGTGCCAGTTTTAAGCCTACGACAAGTGCCGTGGAATTATAGTGAGTCCGTTTTGCAAATCGGAGGAAAACCAGTTTTGAAGGAAGAAGTGTCTGCTGTTATGAAGTCAGGGAGGATTACCAGTCCATCCGCCGCTAGTGCCCCAGTCCAAGGAAGCAATTGTGAATCGACTACCAAACCTGCAGTGACCGAAAAAGAAGCGTGGGATTTTCTCAAGAGACTTAAGAGAAGCGAATACAATGTGGTTGAGCAATTGAACAAAATGCCTGCCCAAATTTTTATCCTACACTTGCTTTTCACCTCAGACTTGCATAGGGATGCATTACTTGAAGTGTTGACTAAGGCTCGTATTCCCAAGGATATTTCGGTTGACAATTTATCGCACATAGTTGGGAATATACTGACTTCCAAACAAATCACCTTTTCTGATGAAGAGCTGCCTGCGGAAGGAACTGGTCATAACAAGGCCTTGTATGTAGCTGTGAGGTGCAATGGAAGAATGTTGCCTAAGGTACTGATCGACAATGGGTCTGCCCTTAATATTTGTCCTTGGAGCACGTTGGTGAAATTAGGGCTGCAAGATGTCAAACTAAAACCCTCAGAGACCGTAGTTCGAGGATTTGACGGAGCCCAAAGAGAGTCCCTAGGAGAAGTAAATTTGGTGGTCGAAATGGGGCCCGCTCAATTTCAGATAGCCTGCCAAGTTATGCATTTTCCTAGTGTCTATAATGTTTTGATCGGACAGCCGTGGATCCATAGCTCGGGCGCTGTACCCTCTTCCCTGCatcaagtgctgaaatttgtggtgaacAACCAGCTGATAACCATTTTTGCTGAAGAAAATTGCATTGTAATCGCTGATTCCGAGCCTGAGGAGGATGGTAACCGAAATGCTTTAGTGTCTTCTTATCGTACAGCTGATATTGTCTCTGTGAGTTGGATAATGAGTGAGGGGTCAAAAGACGAAAGGATTTTGCCAGCggccagtgtcatgatggcCAAGGAAATGATTCGTGGAAGATACGAATTTGATAAGGGATTGGGACGCAATCTGCAAGGCCTTCTGAAGCCCGTGGAACTCATCGAAAAGGACCAATTTGGTTTGGAATTCCGTCCGACTGCCAGAGATATATAA